A part of Pseudomonadota bacterium genomic DNA contains:
- a CDS encoding 2-oxoacid:acceptor oxidoreductase family protein — translation MLTKTIFSGFGGQGVLSIGFTVANAAMFEGKYVTYLPSYGVEVRGGTANCTVVVSDEEIASPVASDPEFIVAMNQPSFARFQSILQSGGLLCVNSSIVDATSARGDIEVLAVPTSELAEKLGTIKVANMIMLGAFIKASMIISFDFLIKNLTGILGEGKSKLIKLNKDALELGYNYVKE, via the coding sequence ATGCTGACCAAAACAATCTTTTCAGGATTTGGCGGACAGGGTGTGCTTTCCATTGGTTTTACCGTGGCGAATGCCGCAATGTTTGAAGGGAAATACGTGACGTACCTCCCGTCTTACGGAGTAGAGGTAAGGGGTGGTACTGCGAATTGTACAGTAGTGGTTTCTGATGAAGAGATTGCATCACCCGTTGCTTCTGACCCGGAATTTATCGTTGCCATGAATCAACCCTCATTTGCGAGATTTCAGAGCATACTCCAGTCAGGTGGACTTTTATGCGTGAACTCATCTATTGTAGATGCAACATCTGCAAGAGGTGATATAGAAGTTCTGGCTGTTCCCACGAGCGAACTTGCAGAGAAACTGGGAACTATCAAGGTGGCCAATATGATCATGCTTGGCGCTTTCATTAAGGCAAGCATGATCATCTCTTTCGATTTTCTCATAAAAAACCTTACCGGGATACTCGGTGAAGGGAAATCGAAGCTTATAAAACTGAATAAAGATGCCCTTGAGCTCGGGTACAACTACGTTAAGGAGTGA
- a CDS encoding ACT domain-containing protein: MVITQISVSLENAPGALLIISEILGREGVNIRAISVADTSDISTVRFVVDDPVKAKNILKGNGYSPRETGVLAVETPDHPGGLIAVLKPLKSAGINVHYLYPHLGRASNNAIVILGVDNTEEAQKVLQQNWVRTLGKEVYSI, encoded by the coding sequence ATGGTTATTACACAAATTTCAGTCAGTCTGGAAAATGCACCCGGAGCATTGCTGATTATAAGTGAGATACTCGGGAGAGAAGGTGTTAATATACGCGCTATATCAGTTGCCGACACCTCGGATATCAGCACGGTCAGGTTTGTGGTTGATGACCCTGTAAAGGCAAAAAATATACTTAAAGGAAATGGTTATTCCCCAAGGGAAACAGGGGTACTTGCCGTTGAAACACCGGATCATCCCGGAGGTTTGATAGCAGTTCTGAAACCCCTTAAAAGCGCAGGCATAAATGTCCATTACCTCTACCCGCACCTTGGAAGGGCAAGTAACAATGCAATCGTAATACTCGGGGTAGACAATACCGAAGAAGCACAGAAAGTTCTACAGCAGAACTGGGTCCGTACCCTCGGCAAAGAAGTTTACAGCATTTAA